In a single window of the Rhizobiaceae bacterium genome:
- a CDS encoding nuclear transport factor 2 family protein, whose translation MEIRLALKELCDAFNMHDLDRIMAFFAEDCVLEMPRGNKPWGARFEGKQNVRQALATRFEGLPDVHYGNDEHFVDSATNTGISKWTLTGTAHDGTRTEVRGCDFYSFRNGKVIRKDSYWKIVEQDV comes from the coding sequence ATGGAAATTCGATTGGCGCTGAAGGAACTATGTGACGCCTTCAACATGCATGATCTCGATCGCATCATGGCGTTCTTTGCCGAAGACTGTGTCCTTGAAATGCCGCGGGGAAACAAGCCATGGGGGGCTCGTTTCGAGGGCAAGCAGAACGTACGACAAGCACTGGCAACTCGCTTCGAAGGACTGCCCGATGTCCACTATGGCAATGACGAGCATTTTGTGGATTCGGCTACGAACACCGGAATTTCGAAGTGGACTTTGACTGGCACGGCCCACGACGGGACAAGGACGGAGGTCCGAGGTTGTGATTTCTATTCGTTTCGAAACGGCAAAGTGATCCGCAAGGATTCCTATTGGAAAATCGTGGAACAAGACGTTTGA
- a CDS encoding AAA family ATPase: MLLEREDHIERMMQLLGRARSAEGCIVALVGEAGVGKTSLVDAFVRKIGDRTPVLRSACEDLSIPEPLGPLYDLIRTARLDLAIAGPGGSRLHLFSELLHRLSHGAQPTVLIIEDVHWADDATLDLIRFLGRRIAGTNILVVLTARNEATEGQRRLRQALGEIPSGTIRRIEVPLLSEAAVARLAAEACLDASAVFRATEGNAFFTSEVIEAGNAEALPGSVSDAVLRRAERLSPGAREALDTAAVFPRRAELAILMDLLGADGVRHTGEAIAAGLLVEAGDHLQFRHEIARRAIEAALPEGTRRAINGKVLAALSDAADVPAVRLVHHARQAHESAIVRRLAPAAAAEASALGSHREASEMLSALLSDPDGDTLPDFAELSMALGIELYLLGRMDEALMKAEDARRRYEQQGDLLKVGDCLRWISRFNYLNGDRVAAEFHAAAAVRLLSAQPPGGELAMALSNQSQLSTLADRVEECLRTGQAAVALATSIGRRDIVCHALNNMGYVHQWQDLDAARKGLTESLDMALADDLQEHAARAYCNLGCLLINWFAYAEAERVLSVGVAYCVERDLDTWRDYMRAWQGELALRLGRWDEAAAIALAVLGNPAATPLSRFPAGLTLARLRIRRGDNADALLQQLDQYLVRGREFQRLAAYAVVRAEAAWITGDGKREALALLEESIELMPNRKLYPELIFWHAKLNDIFPDTKEIAPLASADMPFEQALLLLEGTSSERMAALSALRSLGATAVIERESRAQASRGVVSVRGPGRSTTENPLGLTQREMQVLALIAQSRSNKAIARELAISPKTVDHHVSAVLGKLAASSRLEAANKARDLRLV, from the coding sequence TTGCTTCTGGAGCGCGAGGACCATATCGAACGCATGATGCAGTTGCTTGGCCGTGCCCGGTCGGCGGAGGGGTGTATCGTCGCGCTGGTCGGAGAAGCCGGCGTTGGCAAAACAAGTCTGGTCGATGCTTTCGTTCGCAAGATCGGGGACCGTACGCCCGTCTTGCGCAGTGCCTGCGAGGACCTTTCCATCCCCGAACCGCTGGGACCGCTCTATGATCTGATCCGTACGGCGAGGCTCGATCTGGCCATTGCCGGGCCAGGAGGCTCGCGACTGCATCTCTTTTCCGAATTGCTGCACCGATTGAGCCATGGCGCCCAGCCGACCGTATTGATCATCGAGGATGTGCATTGGGCTGATGACGCAACGCTCGATCTTATCCGATTTCTCGGACGGCGGATTGCTGGCACCAATATTCTCGTCGTGCTCACCGCGCGCAACGAAGCTACCGAGGGCCAGAGACGGCTTCGACAGGCTCTCGGGGAAATCCCCTCGGGAACGATCCGTCGGATTGAAGTTCCGCTGCTGAGCGAGGCAGCCGTGGCGCGGCTTGCGGCAGAGGCCTGCCTCGATGCATCCGCAGTGTTTCGCGCAACCGAAGGCAATGCCTTTTTCACCAGCGAAGTGATTGAAGCGGGGAATGCCGAGGCCCTGCCGGGCAGCGTAAGTGATGCCGTCCTTCGTCGCGCGGAACGGCTTTCGCCCGGTGCGCGGGAGGCGCTCGATACTGCGGCAGTATTTCCGCGCCGGGCGGAGCTTGCAATCCTGATGGACCTGCTTGGAGCAGATGGAGTGCGCCATACCGGCGAGGCCATCGCGGCGGGACTGCTGGTAGAGGCGGGGGATCATCTTCAGTTTCGCCACGAGATTGCTCGCCGCGCCATCGAGGCCGCACTGCCGGAGGGCACCCGTCGTGCGATCAACGGCAAGGTTCTTGCCGCGCTGAGCGATGCAGCCGACGTCCCTGCTGTACGGCTTGTGCACCATGCACGACAAGCCCATGAGTCGGCCATCGTTCGACGCCTCGCGCCTGCCGCTGCTGCGGAAGCTTCTGCTCTCGGGTCGCATCGCGAGGCGTCCGAAATGCTCTCGGCGCTCCTGAGCGACCCTGATGGCGATACCCTCCCCGATTTTGCCGAGTTGTCGATGGCGCTTGGCATCGAGCTCTATCTGCTCGGCCGCATGGACGAGGCTTTGATGAAAGCCGAGGACGCACGTCGCCGGTACGAACAGCAAGGCGACCTGCTCAAGGTGGGCGACTGCCTGCGATGGATTTCGCGTTTCAACTACCTCAACGGCGACCGGGTGGCCGCTGAGTTTCATGCCGCAGCGGCCGTTCGGCTGCTTTCCGCCCAACCGCCGGGCGGGGAGCTGGCGATGGCCCTTTCCAACCAGTCGCAACTCTCCACGCTGGCGGATCGCGTCGAGGAATGCCTGCGCACAGGACAGGCGGCCGTTGCCCTCGCCACCTCGATCGGGCGTCGCGACATCGTCTGCCATGCCCTCAACAATATGGGATATGTGCACCAGTGGCAGGATCTCGACGCCGCACGAAAAGGCCTGACGGAAAGCCTCGACATGGCGCTGGCAGACGATTTGCAGGAGCACGCCGCGCGCGCCTACTGCAATCTCGGCTGCCTGTTGATAAACTGGTTTGCCTATGCCGAGGCCGAGCGGGTCTTGTCGGTCGGCGTGGCCTATTGTGTCGAGCGCGATCTGGATACATGGCGCGACTACATGCGGGCATGGCAGGGTGAACTGGCTCTCCGGCTCGGCCGCTGGGACGAAGCGGCTGCAATCGCGCTTGCGGTTCTCGGCAATCCAGCTGCGACGCCGCTGTCCCGGTTTCCCGCGGGCCTGACCCTTGCGCGCCTCCGCATCCGGCGCGGCGACAACGCCGATGCGCTGCTCCAGCAACTGGACCAGTATCTGGTTCGCGGACGCGAGTTTCAGCGGCTCGCCGCCTATGCCGTGGTACGGGCGGAAGCCGCCTGGATCACCGGCGACGGGAAACGGGAAGCGCTCGCCCTGTTGGAGGAGTCCATTGAGCTCATGCCCAACCGCAAGCTCTATCCGGAGTTGATCTTCTGGCACGCGAAGCTGAACGACATTTTCCCCGACACAAAAGAGATTGCTCCCTTGGCTTCGGCGGACATGCCGTTCGAGCAGGCGTTGCTCTTGCTCGAAGGAACGTCATCGGAGCGCATGGCCGCGCTGTCCGCCTTGCGCAGTCTCGGCGCAACTGCCGTGATCGAAAGGGAAAGCCGCGCGCAGGCTTCGCGCGGGGTTGTTTCCGTGCGCGGACCCGGTCGGAGCACCACGGAAAATCCGCTCGGCCTGACACAACGCGAGATGCAGGTTCTGGCGTTGATTGCGCAAAGCCGCAGCAACAAGGCCATCGCGAGGGAGTTGGCGATCTCGCCGAAAACTGTGGATCATCACGTTTCCGCCGTGCTGGGAAAACTGGCCGCCAGCTCACGGCTGGAGGCTGCAAACAAGGCTCGAGACCTGAGGTTGGTTTAG
- a CDS encoding DUF4242 domain-containing protein: protein MPRYLVERTFPGGLAIPVDATGVEACSLVVSRNGEDGVTWVHSYVSPDKTRTFCIYDAGSPEAIRSAAKRNGLPVDKITEVRVLDPYFYN from the coding sequence ATGCCCCGTTATCTCGTCGAAAGAACGTTCCCCGGTGGTCTCGCAATCCCCGTCGATGCCACTGGTGTCGAAGCCTGCAGCCTGGTTGTTTCCCGAAACGGCGAAGATGGCGTGACCTGGGTGCATTCCTATGTCTCGCCCGACAAGACGCGAACCTTCTGCATCTACGACGCCGGCTCGCCCGAAGCGATCCGCAGCGCCGCCAAGCGCAACGGCCTGCCTGTTGACAAGATCACCGAAGTGCGGGTGCTCGATCCCTATTTCTACAACTGA
- a CDS encoding DEAD/DEAH box helicase family protein, producing the protein MSLPLFTLKDYQLQTLAALRRFLEKTVELSDADTAFYAVTKRPFTSLPSLPGLPYVCLRIPTGGGKTILAAHSIGVAADSFLRTDAPTVLWLVPSQTIRDQTLATLQDRAHPNRRALADRFGENVRIMGVTDALYAKRADYDGGAVVIVATIQAFRVEETEGRKVYEANGELMDHFSGLADGLRGKLETGPSGNPLPSLANVLRLHRPMVIVDEAHNARTSLSFDTLARLSPSVIVEFTATPVTPDEANPAKGVYASNVLHHVSAAELKAADMIKLPVILRGRPEPRDTIGDAIAWLDELAATAGAEEAETGEFVRPVMLVQAEPKSKDKPTLHAEEVKKLLVEDFRVPAEHIVIATGDSKGLDGVDLFDRDCKFRFIITQQALREGWDCSFAYVLCSVAEQKSPRAVEQLLGRVLRLPRAKRKRCEDLNRAYAFATTTSFQNAANTLRDGLVNNGFERVEAKALVRLAPDSLPGMEEGGSAFIYEEAIPDGIDAETFKLNVESATGGRVEVDMASGVFRARGALTDYDRTSMLLAIPEAAAKAVEALVHKSRGARLKAVEPEAEAIHFAIPRLGVRAASGLQLFDRAHFLDIPWKLEDDDPAPILDFFAPPRHATDEAHLDVSQAGQITLAFVTDLHEQLALALGERGWTKNALVNWLDRRLPFSARRDITRVSSTLFIAKALDMLDAKTGLGIEGMARAKFRLVEALVKVIAKHRDTREATAFERALLPQSGLDFDTSSDLELVFDDSRYAYNQPYKGGTDFKKHLFRVVGDLEPTGEEYECAVYLERSSAVKTWVRNTSRQPHSFWLQTSSDKFYPDFVAQTHDGRSLVVEYKGAPYFTNDDSREKRLVGDLWADRSAGKGVFLMIENKEFARIDRALA; encoded by the coding sequence ATGAGCCTGCCCCTCTTCACGCTGAAGGACTACCAGCTACAGACGCTCGCGGCGCTCCGGCGCTTCCTCGAAAAGACCGTGGAATTGAGCGACGCGGACACTGCGTTTTATGCGGTGACGAAGCGGCCGTTCACGTCGCTGCCGAGCCTGCCCGGTCTCCCCTATGTGTGCCTTCGCATTCCGACGGGCGGCGGCAAGACGATCCTCGCGGCGCATTCGATTGGCGTCGCGGCGGACAGCTTCCTTCGCACCGATGCGCCGACCGTGTTGTGGCTCGTGCCGTCGCAAACGATCCGCGACCAGACGCTTGCGACGCTTCAGGATCGCGCGCACCCCAACCGCCGCGCGCTCGCGGATCGCTTCGGCGAGAACGTGCGGATCATGGGCGTGACGGATGCGCTCTACGCCAAGCGCGCTGACTATGACGGCGGGGCGGTTGTGATCGTCGCCACGATCCAAGCCTTTCGTGTCGAAGAGACGGAGGGCCGCAAGGTCTATGAGGCCAACGGCGAACTCATGGACCATTTCAGCGGCCTTGCCGATGGGTTGCGCGGCAAGCTGGAAACCGGGCCGTCGGGCAATCCGCTGCCTTCGCTTGCCAACGTGCTTCGCCTGCATCGACCAATGGTTATCGTGGACGAAGCGCACAACGCCCGCACGAGCCTTTCCTTCGACACGCTGGCGCGTCTCAGCCCGTCCGTGATCGTGGAATTCACTGCGACGCCCGTCACGCCTGACGAAGCCAATCCGGCCAAAGGTGTATACGCTTCCAACGTGCTGCATCACGTCTCGGCTGCCGAACTGAAAGCGGCCGACATGATCAAGCTGCCTGTGATCCTTCGCGGACGGCCGGAGCCGCGCGACACCATCGGCGACGCCATCGCGTGGCTTGACGAACTCGCAGCGACGGCAGGCGCTGAGGAGGCAGAAACCGGCGAGTTCGTGCGGCCGGTCATGCTCGTGCAGGCCGAGCCGAAATCGAAGGACAAGCCGACACTGCACGCTGAAGAAGTGAAGAAGCTTCTTGTCGAAGACTTCCGCGTTCCGGCCGAGCATATCGTCATCGCAACGGGCGACTCCAAAGGGCTTGATGGCGTCGATTTGTTCGACCGGGATTGCAAATTCCGCTTCATCATCACGCAACAGGCGCTTCGCGAGGGCTGGGATTGCTCCTTTGCCTATGTGCTGTGTTCAGTCGCGGAACAGAAATCACCGCGCGCGGTGGAGCAGCTTCTTGGCCGTGTGCTCCGGCTGCCGCGCGCAAAGCGCAAGAGGTGCGAAGACCTGAATCGCGCCTATGCCTTCGCCACGACCACGAGTTTCCAGAACGCGGCAAACACGCTTCGCGACGGGCTTGTGAACAACGGATTTGAGCGGGTTGAAGCCAAGGCGTTGGTGCGGCTCGCGCCGGACTCGCTGCCTGGCATGGAAGAAGGCGGATCGGCCTTCATCTACGAAGAAGCGATACCCGACGGCATTGATGCCGAGACGTTCAAGTTGAACGTGGAAAGCGCCACCGGCGGCCGCGTCGAAGTCGATATGGCGAGCGGCGTTTTTCGGGCGCGCGGTGCGCTTACCGACTATGACCGCACGAGCATGTTGCTGGCGATACCGGAGGCGGCCGCCAAGGCCGTTGAAGCGCTGGTACATAAATCTCGCGGCGCGCGGCTGAAGGCAGTGGAGCCGGAAGCCGAAGCGATCCATTTCGCCATTCCACGTCTTGGCGTGCGCGCCGCAAGCGGGCTTCAGCTTTTCGACCGTGCGCACTTCCTCGACATTCCGTGGAAGCTGGAAGACGACGATCCGGCACCAATCCTCGATTTCTTCGCGCCGCCTCGGCACGCCACGGACGAAGCCCATTTGGACGTGAGCCAGGCCGGGCAAATCACGCTGGCGTTCGTCACCGACCTGCACGAGCAGCTTGCCCTTGCGTTGGGGGAACGCGGCTGGACCAAGAATGCGCTGGTGAACTGGCTTGACCGGCGTTTGCCGTTCTCGGCGCGACGCGACATTACCCGCGTGTCGTCAACGCTGTTTATCGCCAAGGCGCTGGACATGTTGGACGCCAAGACCGGGCTCGGCATTGAGGGCATGGCGCGAGCCAAGTTCCGCCTCGTTGAAGCGCTCGTGAAGGTCATCGCCAAGCATCGCGATACGCGCGAGGCCACCGCTTTCGAGCGTGCCTTGTTGCCGCAAAGCGGTCTCGACTTCGATACGAGTTCGGACCTTGAACTTGTCTTCGATGATAGCCGCTACGCCTATAACCAGCCCTATAAGGGCGGCACCGATTTCAAGAAGCATCTGTTCCGCGTGGTGGGCGATTTGGAGCCGACGGGCGAGGAATACGAGTGCGCCGTTTATCTTGAACGCTCTTCCGCCGTGAAGACGTGGGTGCGCAACACGTCGCGCCAGCCGCATTCCTTCTGGCTGCAAACGTCATCGGACAAGTTCTATCCCGACTTTGTGGCGCAGACGCATGACGGTCGCTCGCTCGTAGTCGAATACAAGGGCGCGCCGTACTTCACAAATGACGACTCCAGAGAGAAGCGCTTGGTCGGCGACCTATGGGCGGATCGCTCGGCCGGAAAGGGCGTCTTCCTGATGATCGAGAACAAGGAGTTCGCCCGGATCGACCGGGCGTTGGCGTAG
- a CDS encoding site-specific DNA-methyltransferase, which translates to MPTLDWIGKKAVVNHHRDVSYRLIHCDKDKSVGDPDAGNLLVQGDNLEALKALLPYYAGKVKCIYIDPPFNTGSEDWIYNDNVNSPEIRAWLGSVVKKESEDLTRHDKWLCMMYPRLILLREFMSEGGTLFFHIDDNELGNSILLCDEIFSRKNRINVVTFKQASATGHKSINPGFVTVTNNLIVYAKNRAEWSPNRVFTGRERDTRYNGWISNRDAPHGEWRITTLMNGFASNRGLTLKEARTIAKDDPAELDRFVLENASSVIQPARPDYNNVGQETRNAIDRSRENPNDIIKVAREGYSDIYLKDGQRILFYSDKIKMVDGQAVSGEPLTTLWDDILSNNIHKEGGVDFPKGKKPEALIKRCFELATAPGDLVMDSFAGSGTTAAVAIKMRLRCVTIEMGDHASTHTAPRLKAVVEGADTGGISTDVGWRGGSGFRFCTLGEPLFDADGNVSPAVTYPDLAAHVFFCETGSPIPRRADGSSTLIGTFQGRAIYLLHSAEAIGVASAKAGNVLTASVLESLRLPEPGFTGARVVYAEGCTVPDDRLSRLGVTFKQVPYQIEGL; encoded by the coding sequence ATGCCTACATTGGATTGGATCGGCAAGAAGGCCGTGGTGAACCATCACCGCGACGTGTCCTACCGTCTGATCCATTGCGACAAGGACAAGAGCGTCGGCGACCCGGATGCGGGCAACCTGCTTGTTCAGGGCGATAACCTTGAAGCACTGAAGGCGCTGCTGCCCTATTACGCCGGTAAGGTGAAGTGCATCTACATCGACCCGCCTTTCAATACTGGTTCGGAAGACTGGATATATAACGACAACGTAAATTCGCCCGAAATTCGAGCGTGGCTTGGGAGCGTTGTTAAGAAGGAAAGCGAAGACCTAACACGTCACGATAAGTGGCTATGCATGATGTATCCTCGCCTCATTTTGCTTCGCGAGTTTATGTCAGAAGGTGGCACCTTGTTTTTCCACATCGACGACAATGAACTCGGCAACTCAATTCTTCTTTGCGATGAGATATTTAGCCGAAAAAACAGAATTAATGTAGTAACTTTTAAGCAAGCTTCAGCTACAGGCCATAAATCAATAAATCCCGGCTTCGTCACCGTCACAAACAATTTAATTGTCTACGCAAAGAACAGGGCGGAGTGGTCGCCAAACAGAGTTTTCACGGGTCGGGAGCGTGACACCCGTTACAATGGTTGGATTTCCAACCGAGATGCGCCGCATGGCGAATGGCGCATAACAACTTTGATGAATGGATTTGCTTCAAATCGCGGGCTCACGCTCAAGGAGGCCAGAACGATCGCAAAAGACGACCCCGCCGAGCTTGATCGGTTCGTTCTAGAAAACGCGTCCTCTGTGATTCAGCCGGCACGCCCAGATTATAACAATGTAGGCCAAGAAACGCGCAACGCCATTGATCGCTCTCGCGAAAACCCAAATGACATCATCAAGGTAGCAAGGGAAGGCTACAGCGACATATATCTGAAGGATGGCCAGCGTATCCTTTTCTATTCCGATAAGATCAAAATGGTTGATGGCCAGGCGGTGTCGGGCGAGCCCCTTACGACGCTGTGGGACGACATACTCTCGAACAATATTCATAAAGAAGGCGGTGTAGACTTCCCCAAAGGGAAGAAACCAGAAGCGCTGATAAAGCGCTGCTTTGAACTGGCGACCGCACCGGGCGATTTGGTGATGGACTCTTTTGCGGGCTCCGGCACTACGGCGGCTGTAGCGATTAAAATGCGTCTACGTTGCGTGACTATTGAAATGGGGGATCACGCAAGTACCCACACCGCCCCCCGCTTGAAAGCGGTTGTAGAGGGCGCTGACACTGGTGGCATCTCGACCGACGTCGGCTGGAGAGGCGGCTCCGGCTTCCGCTTCTGTACCCTCGGCGAACCGCTGTTCGATGCCGACGGCAATGTCAGCCCGGCCGTCACCTATCCAGACCTTGCCGCGCATGTGTTCTTTTGTGAGACGGGCTCGCCAATACCTCGCCGGGCCGACGGCTCTTCGACCTTGATCGGTACCTTTCAAGGGCGCGCCATCTATCTGCTTCACTCGGCCGAAGCCATTGGCGTCGCCAGCGCCAAAGCCGGGAATGTGCTCACGGCTTCCGTGCTCGAAAGCCTGCGCTTGCCGGAGCCGGGCTTTACTGGCGCGCGCGTGGTCTATGCCGAAGGCTGCACCGTGCCCGACGATCGGCTTTCGCGGCTCGGCGTCACCTTCAAACAGGTGCCTTACCAGATAGAGGGGCTTTGA
- a CDS encoding HAMP domain-containing histidine kinase encodes MSNADMAQSDGVGKVERTVPPGRGLSTKLLLITIACVLLVEILIFLPSVANFRLRWLDDRLHTAAAMSTLLMEVEPDNLPQDVQDDVLKSIGVKAIAMRDGEASRLLASTRMPRDVDEHVDLANTGQFAAIRAAVATLFADRFHVLRVFGPVGESNRGYEIVMTDRALRNAMLTYARNVAGVSLLITLITAGLVYALIDRMMIRPIRSMTRSMLRFAEEPDDPARIIRPAPRYDEIGVAERELSAMQERLQKVLGEQKHLADLGLAVSKINHDMRNILASAQLMSDRLRQVRDPGVQAFAPKLLRALDRAVSYSEGVLAYGRTQEAPPSRRRVRLRRLVDEVHELLGVPVGSDIDFVNEIDQGFEIDADSEQLFRILTNLCRNAVEAMVADRDSAVVRRLTLSAERHGSVSRVLVEDTGPGLPQKARQNLFTAFKGSARSGGTGLGLAVAHELVRAHGGTLELVESVGGRTVFAVTIPDQPIRLDDARRGIRRPA; translated from the coding sequence ATGAGCAACGCCGATATGGCGCAGTCGGATGGGGTTGGAAAGGTCGAGCGCACCGTTCCGCCGGGCCGGGGGCTTTCGACGAAGCTGCTGCTCATCACCATAGCCTGCGTGCTTCTGGTCGAAATCCTGATCTTCCTGCCCTCCGTTGCGAATTTCCGCCTGCGCTGGCTTGACGACCGGCTGCATACCGCAGCGGCGATGTCCACGCTGCTCATGGAGGTCGAACCCGACAACCTGCCGCAGGACGTACAGGACGACGTCCTCAAATCCATCGGTGTGAAGGCGATCGCGATGCGCGATGGTGAGGCATCCCGGCTGCTGGCGTCGACACGCATGCCACGCGATGTCGACGAACACGTCGATCTGGCGAATACGGGACAGTTTGCTGCAATCCGCGCCGCCGTCGCGACGCTGTTTGCCGATCGTTTCCATGTCTTGCGCGTGTTCGGTCCGGTTGGCGAGAGCAATCGCGGCTACGAGATCGTCATGACAGACCGGGCGTTGCGCAATGCGATGCTGACCTACGCGCGCAATGTCGCGGGCGTGTCGCTGTTGATCACGCTGATTACGGCCGGCCTCGTCTATGCGCTGATCGACCGTATGATGATCCGGCCGATCCGCAGCATGACACGCTCGATGCTGCGTTTTGCGGAGGAACCAGACGATCCCGCCCGCATCATCCGCCCCGCGCCGCGCTATGACGAGATCGGAGTGGCAGAACGCGAACTATCGGCGATGCAGGAGCGATTGCAGAAGGTGCTCGGCGAGCAGAAGCATCTGGCGGACCTCGGCCTTGCGGTCTCGAAGATCAACCACGACATGCGAAATATCCTCGCCTCCGCGCAGCTTATGTCGGATCGTTTGCGGCAGGTTCGCGACCCCGGCGTGCAGGCGTTCGCTCCAAAGCTCTTGCGCGCGCTGGACCGCGCGGTGTCCTATTCGGAAGGCGTTCTCGCCTATGGAAGGACGCAGGAAGCGCCGCCCTCGCGCCGCCGGGTGCGGCTGCGCCGTCTGGTGGACGAGGTTCATGAGTTGCTTGGCGTGCCGGTCGGCAGCGACATCGATTTCGTCAACGAGATCGACCAGGGCTTCGAGATCGATGCCGACTCCGAACAGCTTTTCCGCATCCTCACCAATCTTTGCCGCAATGCCGTCGAGGCGATGGTTGCGGATCGCGACAGCGCGGTCGTTCGACGGCTCACGCTGAGCGCCGAGAGGCACGGTTCTGTGAGCCGTGTGCTGGTCGAGGACACTGGTCCGGGCCTGCCGCAGAAAGCGCGGCAGAACCTGTTCACTGCCTTCAAGGGATCAGCGCGCAGCGGCGGCACGGGGCTTGGCCTCGCGGTCGCGCATGAACTGGTGCGCGCCCACGGCGGCACGCTCGAACTCGTGGAAAGCGTGGGAGGACGAACGGTATTCGCGGTGACGATACCCGACCAGCCCATCCGCCTTGACGATGCGCGCCGGGGCATACGGCGCCCGGCCTGA
- the rpmH gene encoding 50S ribosomal protein L34, whose amino-acid sequence MKRTYQPSKLVRKRRHGFRARMATKSGRQVVAARRNRGRKRLSA is encoded by the coding sequence ATGAAGCGCACCTACCAACCCTCAAAGCTCGTTCGCAAGCGTCGGCACGGATTCCGCGCCCGCATGGCAACAAAAAGCGGCCGTCAGGTCGTCGCGGCACGCCGCAATCGCGGCCGCAAGCGCCTGTCCGCGTAA
- the rnpA gene encoding ribonuclease P protein component: MAEEKNYKRLRKRAEFLRVRHGQKRGGPLFLLETIARGDDGPARVGFTVTKKNGNAAQRNRIRRRLREAVRIHAADDMKAGNDYVIVARKDVIAAPFETIKAELSRRLRRR, from the coding sequence ATGGCCGAGGAAAAAAACTACAAACGACTTCGCAAGCGGGCGGAGTTCCTCAGGGTGCGGCATGGCCAGAAACGTGGTGGGCCGCTTTTCCTGTTGGAGACGATCGCCCGCGGCGATGACGGTCCTGCCCGTGTCGGCTTCACCGTCACGAAGAAGAATGGCAACGCCGCGCAGAGAAACCGCATCCGCAGGCGCCTGCGTGAAGCCGTTCGCATTCATGCCGCCGATGACATGAAGGCGGGCAATGACTATGTGATCGTGGCGCGCAAGGACGTGATTGCCGCGCCGTTCGAAACGATCAAGGCCGAACTGTCCCGGCGGCTGCGCCGCAGATAG